The genomic interval GAGGTAACGCAGATACCGGGCGCCGGCGAAGATGGCGGCCTTGGGATCAAAAGGGCTGCCCTCCCCGAATCGGTCCCAGGTCCCCGGCATGAACTGCATGAGTCCCTGCGCTCCTTTGGGGCTCACCGCATCGGGATTGAATCCCGACTCCTGAGCCGCCACGGCAAGAATCAACGCCGCAGGAACCCCGGTGGACGCAGAAGCCCGATTCGCCCACTGCACATATCGCGTTGGAATGGAAGGTAACACGCCAGGATAGACGAAATGCCCACGCGCGGAGACTCCATTTCCGCCGCCCGCGTACATTCGCTCCACCGCCAGGATCCACGCGCCGGCCGCGATGCCCCAGCAGGGGTCCTTGCGCACGTCTTGCAACGAGAATCCGTATGCTGCGAGCACCGGCAGCCATTGACCAGGAATTCCCATGGGACCAACTCCCGCGGAGGGCGAAGATCCCGCAGAGCGGGAGACCGACGCCAGTACCCGCTCGATTATGGGGATTGGGACATGATAAGCGGTGGCGGCTTCGGCTACGCAGGCGAGCATGTGTAACCCTGGCGTAAAATGGCGGGAGACTGTGGTCTCTTGTATCTTTGAAGTTCCAGGTCCGGATACTTGAGAAAGGGGTTGCTCCCATGAAAACAGCGCTTCACCCGTACAACGTCAAAAAAGAGGTCACCGTCCAAACGTATACGGCGGAATTTGGTCCAAAATTGGATCCCCAGAGCCGCCATCAAAACCGCCCAAGAGCGCGTTGTCCCGGATGCCTGGAGCCAATGATCGTTGTGGGAAATGACCGGCCTCTTCACGATCAGATTTTTTCTC from Acidithiobacillus caldus ATCC 51756 carries:
- a CDS encoding lytic transglycosylase domain-containing protein — encoded protein: MGIPGQWLPVLAAYGFSLQDVRKDPCWGIAAGAWILAVERMYAGGGNGVSARGHFVYPGVLPSIPTRYVQWANRASASTGVPAALILAVAAQESGFNPDAVSPKGAQGLMQFMPGTWDRFGEGSPFDPKAAIFAGARYLRYLAGKLGSWKLAIAGYNAGGQAVVNAGYRVPPFRQTQRYVPAVLARYQYFQSRVAGSESRAK